DNA sequence from the Actinacidiphila yeochonensis CN732 genome:
GTACTAGTATTCGAGAACGTTCCCTCCGAGGCGTTCTCGGTGATGGATACGGGACGGTCCCGTACGGCCTCGACTGTCCTGGCTATGCAGGGCGAGCATGACGCATCCCTGCTGGCCGCTGCGATCCGGCACGTACACCTCTTCAAGACCATGCCTGACGCTGAGTGGAAGGGACACTCTTCTCGACTCACCAACGCTCAGGTACTCACCTTCTTGGAGGCAAACCGGAAGGAAGTGGTCGAGGCGTGTGGGGTGGCCCGGCTCATGAGCAAGGAGCGCCTCATTATTCCCACTGCCGCAGCAGTGGGTTACTACAGCACGCGCGAGGCGTCTCCGGGAGTGGACCAGGAGTCATGGGTTCAGGGCGTCACAACGGGAGCTGATCTCTCTCCTGGGGATCCCCGGCTTGCCCTCCGAAATGCTCTCATCTCACTGGGTACAGGTAGCAGCGGACGCCGTCGAAGTGATTCACGAGGACAACTGGGTCTCTACTTGAAGGCGTGGAATGCCTGGGTTCTTCAGAAACCTGTGAGGCAGCTCCGTTTCCAGCACGGAGAAAAAATGCCTAAGCCTGTACACGTGCTCCCCGGAGGGCTCCCGGCCACTCGCGCGGAGTGACTGAATTTGGAGCGTCAAGGGCAGAGCGGGAGTCTGTTGCTTTGGGGTCGAGGAGGTTGTAGATCCGCCACGCGCCGCTCGCTTCGGCTTCAAGCGATGGCCGCGATGTCTCCGTCATCGAAATAGATGGCCTGGTGTAGACGACCCCCCAGCGCCACCGCGTACCGGGCAAGTACGTCCTGGCTGGAGGCATGGCCCCGCTCGATCTGCGACACGCGCCCCTTGCTGACTCCCATCCGATCGGCCACCTGTTGCTGTGTCAGCCCCCTGGCTCTCCGCAGCTCTGCCAGGCGGCGTCCGATGACCTCCGCAAGCAGGCTCTCCCTGCCGGCCCGCACGGCGTCCTCGCCGCCCGCGCGGGCAACATGCTCAGCACGAATGTCCTGCCACCGAGTGTAGCCGCTCATGATCATCCTCCCTCTTCCTGGGTGCGTCCTTCACGTACAGCTCATAGCGTTGCTCGGCCAGAGGAACCGCCTCTCGGTACCACTCGTTCCACTGTCCCGATTTGTCTCCCGCTACCAGTAGGATGCTGGAGCGCCACGGGTCGAAGGCGAACAGGATCCGCACCGTGCCGGGGCGCAACTCTTTGAGGTTCGCCATCGACGAACCGTGAATGGTATCCACCAGCGGACGCCCCAGCCCGGGGCCTCCCGCCGCCAGCGCATCCAACGCCTGCACGACCCGAGCATGTGCCTGGCCGTCGAGGTCGCCGATCCAGTCGCGCACCTCGTCGACAAGGAAGATCTCCCACTCACCGCTCACAAAAAAAGTATAGCGAAGGCTATACTTGGAACGAAGATGCTTGCCCTTCAGGCCCTAACAATGCCGTTCAACAGCGCAACGCGGTTCAGCGCTACTACGTCTGCGAGTCTGCTGGCGCCAGCGGTGCGCCGCCGGTCACTCGACAGCAAAACGGTGGGCGCGTCCCGTCGCCGTGCCTCTTCGAAAGCCTCCGCGCTCCAGGGCCACCGGTCGACGGGCTTGTCGGCATGCGGCGAGGCCACGTCGGCCGACCGGTTGATGTTCATGCGAGCCGGCCTCTCGCAAGCCCCCAGCTGACCGGCGAAGCCCGCACGGCCCCGCCTCGCCTGGCCGGACAGCTCGTGTGCGCCATCGGGTGACGGACGGTGCCTTCCCCTTCATAGCACCTCACCGAGAATGTTCGCTCTGGAGGCGCGGCCGCCTGCGGCGGTGTTTGCGGCGAGCTGAACAGCAGGCTCGGCGCAGCAGCGCCGGAGCTGCCGAGGCTCCTCGAAGGAGCGACCGTGACCGCCGAGATGGTGGCGCCCGCGTGGATGCACACGCAGATCAGCGCGGAACAGTACGACTCCTGGTCCGAGGAGCAGTGCGCCGGCATCGAGATCGTGGACGGGATGGTCGTCGTGAGCCCGAGCGCCTCCACGCGGGGCAACCGGCTGGCTCGACTCCTGGCCAATGCCCTTGACGCAGCCGCAGGCCCGGACTGGAACGCCGACACGGACTTCGATGTCCGCTTGCAGGATGTGCCGCTCACCAACCGCCGTCCGGACGTCACCGTCTACCGGGCGGAGACCATCGACCTCACGCCCACCCGCCCCGAGCACGTGCTCCTGGTCGTCGAGGTCGTGTCCCCAGGGTCAGAAACCACAGACCGGATCGTGAAGGTGGACCAGTACGCCAAGGCCAGCATCCCCTTCTACTGGCGCATCGAGCAGGCCGCCACTGGCGTTCCGATCGTGTACACCTACGTCCTCGACCCCGCCAACAAGTCCTACCAGGACGGCGAGATGTTCACCGGCGTGATCACGGCTGCCGCGCCCTTCTCCGTCACCGTGGACCTGGGAGCCGGCTGACAGCCGTATCCGCGGAGGCGGCCTCACCAGGAGCCGGCCCGGGGTACGGCCGGGGCGCGCGCACCCGGCCCCGTACCGCGTCGGGCCGGGGTGCGCGCCACGGAGTGCCGCCCCGGGCGGCTCGGGGGACGGGTTGGCGGCGGGTGGCTGTCAGGCGTTGAGGAACC
Encoded proteins:
- a CDS encoding helix-turn-helix domain-containing protein is translated as MSGYTRWQDIRAEHVARAGGEDAVRAGRESLLAEVIGRRLAELRRARGLTQQQVADRMGVSKGRVSQIERGHASSQDVLARYAVALGGRLHQAIYFDDGDIAAIA
- a CDS encoding type II toxin-antitoxin system RelE/ParE family toxin, yielding MSGEWEIFLVDEVRDWIGDLDGQAHARVVQALDALAAGGPGLGRPLVDTIHGSSMANLKELRPGTVRILFAFDPWRSSILLVAGDKSGQWNEWYREAVPLAEQRYELYVKDAPRKREDDHERLHSVAGHSC
- a CDS encoding Uma2 family endonuclease, with the protein product MTAEMVAPAWMHTQISAEQYDSWSEEQCAGIEIVDGMVVVSPSASTRGNRLARLLANALDAAAGPDWNADTDFDVRLQDVPLTNRRPDVTVYRAETIDLTPTRPEHVLLVVEVVSPGSETTDRIVKVDQYAKASIPFYWRIEQAATGVPIVYTYVLDPANKSYQDGEMFTGVITAAAPFSVTVDLGAG